In Orenia marismortui DSM 5156, the sequence AGAAAGACCAGATGGTGGTCAAATTTATTTGGAAAGTAAGTTAATTTCTAGTAATGATAAAATTGTTCCACCCAATAAAAGAGAAATGGGAATGGTATTTCAGAATTTAGCACTTTGGCCTCATCTGACAGTAGAACAGCACTTATGCTATGGAATCTCTAATTTAGATAAAGATGTTCAATCTCAAAAGGTTAAAGAGATGTTAGACTATCTTGATTTGAGTAACTTAGCTAAGAGATATCCTGAACAATTATCAGGAGGTGAGAGACAGAGGGTATCTTTTGGACGGGCTTTAATAATGAAACCATTGATTCTATTATGTGATGAACCTTTTAATAGTCTTGACCGGGAATTGAGATGGAAGACAAGAGATCTATTTTATGAGATTGTAAAAGAAGAAGAAATAACTACTATATTTGTTTCTCATGATCCTGAAGATTTAATCGAAGTAGATCGAATCTATAGATTAGATAATTAATTATAAATTACTTGAATATTAACTGAGAAAATATTAAACAAATCATGGAGGTGGAGAGAATTTCACGTTATTTATTTTTGTTCTTAGTAATTTTTTTAATAGTGTTAAATTTGAATTCAGTTGTAATGGCTAAGAATTCTAATCAATATGTATTGTGGGAAGGATTAGAGCCTGACCAATGTGGTGTTGCTTGGTTAATTAAGAGGTTTGTTAATCCTGAGGCTAAATTTAAATTTGTTAAGAAGGGAACTATTGTTAAGGAGGGGATTTCTTTAGATACACCTTATTCCAAAATTCAACGGAAGCATAATCAACCTGCTTTTGAGGTGGCTATGAATAGATTTGAGTTAAAGGATCCAGTTTTGCAGAGGATAAGTAAAATTATTTGGGATATTGAGATAAATAAATGGGATAAGAAAGTGACTGATGAAGCAGCTGGATTGTCTGCAGTGATATATGGACTAGCAAAAGTTGAAAAAGATTATAATCAGGCTTTAAGCAAGAGTTTTATAATTTATGATGCTTTGTATGCTGGATTAGGAGGTGAAAAAAAATAAAGAAAATAATTATTACTTTAGCTATTTTTATGATTTGTTCTATTTTAACTTCTGCAAGCTACGCGCAGATGGGGAAAATTGTTTTCTCCCGCAATCTTAATAATAATTGGGATATCTGGATTTATGAATTCAATAGTGGCAAATTAGAACAAGTGACTTCTACAGTAGAGGATGAGGTTAATCCAGTTTGGTTAGAAGAAGGCAAGATAGCTTATTTAAGAAATGGTGATATATATATAAAGGATAAGCAAGAAATAAGAATTACAGATACTGGGAAATATCGTTATTTAACCTTTGATTATGATAATAATAGGTTATTATATTCTTATTATCATGAGGATGAAAGCTGTAACATAGGGTATTATGATTTAGAAACAAAGCAGGAAGGTATTTTATTTGAATTGGAAGGGCAACAGATTCATCCATCTATTGCAAACAATAGACTTTATTTCACACAGGCTTATACTGTTAAAGGGGAAATTCGCCAAGAAGTTTATAATTATTCTTCAAATAAAGGTATAAGACCGGTAGTTGTTGATGAAGATTATTATTTTTACCGACCAGCTATTTCAGCTAAAAGAAAAAGTCTTCTTTTTGGTAGTAATTCAGGCTTATATATAAGTAATAGTAGGGGTAAGAAAATTAAAAAGCTTAATTTACATAGGGATTATATTGAATACCCAGCGTGGGGTAGTGGAGATTATATTATTTTTACGACTTTTGCAGAAAATAAATTATCTCTTGCTATTTATAATTTGAGTTCAGAAAAAATGGAGATACTTGATATAGCAGGAGATTGTAGAGAGGCTGACTGGCAGTAGATTATTTAAGAAGAGATTTAAGTAATTATCAAATAGTAGTTGCAATTATTTATGGGGGTGAGAGTTTGAAAGGATTTTTAAATGTTTTTCTAATAATATTAATTATTTTGATAATACCTTGTCAAATAAGTGCTAAAGGGATAGAGGTATTGTGGCAAAAAAAGATGGATGAGGGATATCTGGGAGATTTCAAACTTGCTAATAATGGAACTATAGTTTTTTTATATAAGAAAGATGTTTTGGATAAAGTTGTTGATCTGGTAGGAAGTGATAAGGGTGGTTATTATTTTTGGTATAATCGGAATATTAATAAGATAACCGATTATAAAGTTTCTCCTACAGGAAGTAATATTGTTTATACTTATCTTCAGAAAAAGCAAGTAGGGTATCGACCAGTAGTCGTGTTGGTTAATAAAGGCCAAGAATTATGGGAGGTATATGGTGGTGAGTCTAATTTCTTCTCTCCTGATGAAGAGCGAATATTAAGTGTATCAGAAGGTGAATATTTTAGGGGAGTTTACTTATATGATGATGCTGGCAATATTATTTGGAAGGAAGATAAGCTGGCTTTAAAAGCAGGTAAGCCAGATAATGAAAGATATATTTATGGTGTTAGTGATTCTTGGGTTTATTTCATAGATATAAAATTAGATAAAATAGAACGATATAGTTATGATAAGAAAATTATTCTTCATTCTTTTGATCTGATTAACAATAAAATATTTATATATGACGGTGATAGTATTATTTGTTTTGAAAGAGGAAAAGGAAAGGTATGGCAATTACCGCTAGAGGAAGAAGTTTATAAGTTAAGGATTGATAGCGAAAACCGTAATATTCATGCTTATAGTACTGAAAAAAAGTTTGTTATTTCTTATGATGGGATGACAGTTTATAATCAAAAAAATAAAGAAGAGGAAATAATCAAGTCGATTATAAATTCAGATGTGAAGTATTCCTTTTCTAAAAATTTGAATTATCTAGCTACCTTTAAGAAGAAAATTTTGACTTTATATAGGATAGGAGGAGAGTGATTGTGAAGAGAGTAAAATTATTTTTATTATTAATTTTCTTAGTTGTGATTTATTCTAATCATATAATTGCAGCTGAAGAGATGATTACTAAAGTTCAGGTTAAGTCAAGCAATTTTAATCCTTCTTCAGGTGAAGAATGTCAGTTAGTTTATAATTTAGCAAAAGAAGCGAAGGTTTATGTTAATGTATATACAGCTGATTTTCATCTGGTAAATCAGATAGCTAGTGGGGTTTTTCAAGAAGAGGGTGAGCATAAGGTAAGCTGGGATGGCAGAGATATTAATAATCAAGTAGTAGCAGATGAAGCCTATTTTTTCTATATTAAAGCTAAGTTTGATGATGGTTCTGAAGCAATATATGATCCTACTACTTTTTCGGGAGGAGAAGAATTTGAAGTAACTGATGTAGACTATAATTCAGAAGAGGGAAGTTTTACATTTAACTTAAAAAGACCAGCTAGAGTACTAATGAGAGTGGGGATAGATAATGGTCCAATGATAAATACTCTGCTAGATTGGAAACCTCGACCAGCAGGGCATAATATTCTTTATTGGTCAGGTTTTGACAAGGATGGAGTTTTAGATGCTAGAGAATTCTCAGGATTAAAACTAGTAACCATTGGATTTTATTTGCCAGAGAGTAGTGTAATTACATATGGCAATAATAAGTCTAATTATTTTAAATATATTAATAGCTTAAAGACGAAGAAGAAAGTATTGAGAGAAGAGAAATTAAGGAAGGTAAAAATTTCTCCATATTACTACTTACAGTTAAGAGACTATAGAACACCACAGTTTAGTGTGGAATTACCTCAATATAATGAAGCTAACTATAATATTAAAAAAGATAGTAAATTACTGATTAGAATTCTAGCTAAGAACGAATTCAAGAGGTTATTAATGAAGAATAGATTTGAAGTTATTCTCTTTTTAGATGCTAAGTTTATTTATGAAGAAGAAGAAGGATATATACCTTTTAATATTCCTTGGAGTACTAAGGGGTTAGATCCAGGTGAACATTATTTAACGGTTGTTTTGGCAACATATAATGGACAGGTAGGTAGTAGAAGTTTAAAGATTAATATAAAAGAATAGGGGGGATTAGATTGAAGAAAAGAGCAGATAAGTATTTTTTACTTGTTCTTATTTTGTTAATTGGAGTGGTTTCGGTGGTGGATGTCTCAACTGCCCAAGAAAGCGATTCGGTAATTACTATCGGAGCATCTATCTTTGCTAAAGAAGGTAGCTTAGGATTATCAGGGGATAACTATGATTTTGATAAATGTATTTATTCTACTGGAGATTTAATTTATCTTAATAAGTGGGGAGATCCTTTTAAAGAGGATGAAGTAGTTGTTAATGTAGATGATAATGATCTTCCTAAACTGGATTTTGATTATTTTAAGAAGAATGCAGATACATATTCAGCTAGCATGGATGAATTCTTAGAAGGCTTAAAAGATGGTAGGATTAATTATCATCGTAAAATTCCTGGGGGAATACACTTCATTGATATACCTGAAGGTGTAGATTATCAGGAATTAAATCAAAGAGTTAGGTTAGATTGGGAAGTGGATAAGAATGATCCAGTTTTTCTAGTAATAAATGGTGATGTTGATATTAAAAGATTTTCTATTAGAGCATTAAATAATGTTAATTTTCTTGTTAGAGGTAACTTATCAATTGATACAACTTTTAGTTTAGGTTCAATACCTTTCTTTTATGATTATGGTAATTTAATTTACACTGAAGGAGATTTGAAATTTGTTAGAAATACCTTTAAATCTAGTCATGACTATATTTGGGGAGAAGACCTTCATAGGCACAATAGATTTAATAAATGGTTTAATGGAGTAATTATCTCAGGGGGAAATGTAGATATTGGTCGAGCACTTTCTTGGCGCTATATGAAACTAAATCCGATCACAATAGATACTGTTCAAAAAGCTATCAAAAAGAAAGCTGATTTAGTAGGAAGGGCTCCATTGAAAGTTTATTTTGATAATAATGCTGAAAGTGAAGTAGGAACTATAACAACATATAAATGGGATTTTGAGAATGATGGTAATTATGACTGGACTTCATATGTTTCCGATACTTTCAGTCATATCTATGATGAAGTAGGTCTATATGAAACTAAGTTAACAGTTTTTGATAATCAAGGAAATAGTGCTTCTAAAATATTTAAGCTAAAGATATTAGCAAAGCCAGCAGAAGTGGACTGGTCTGTCTATCCTTTGGAAGGTAGGGCACCTTTGAATGTTAACTTTGAGATAAAGGTTAGTGATGATATTAAGAAGTGTGTAGTTGATTTTGAAGGTGATGGAAACTATGACTACTCTAAGTTTGAAGAAATTCTTTCTTTTGATGAAGAGTATCAGAATAGTAATGATAATTGGATAGCTGAAGGTAGCTGGGGTAAGAGTGATTCTTTATACTATACAGAGCCTGATTCTTGGACAGATTCACCTGCAGGAAATTATGGAGATAATAATGATTCTAGTTTGATAATCAATGAGGTTGATTTAAGTGAAAGTGAAGATCCTGTTTTAGAATTCTACCATAGGTATAATGTTGAGTCTTATGATGATTTCTGTTTTGTAGAGATATCAGAAGATGGAGGTAATAGTTGGAATAGATTAAAACAATATACTGGTAGTAAACCATCTTTTGGGAAGGAAGAAGTACTATTAGCGGATTATGTGGGAGAGGTTGTTAGTATCAGATTTAGATTAGTAAGTGATGGTTATCGTAATTATGATGGTTGGTATTTAGATCAGATTAGAGTTTATGATAATAGAAGTGAATTTACACATAGTTATGAAGAAGTTGGAAGTTATAAGCCGACTTTGAAAGTGATTGATAGCTTAGGTAATGAATTTATTAAGACTAAAGAGATTAGAGTTAAAGATAGAGGTAGCACAGATTTAAGTGTTGGTATATCTGTGGATAAAAGCAAGGGGGATGCACCATTAACTGTTAATTTTGATGGTGTGATATATAGTTATGGCAGTGAAGTAGTTTTATATGAATGGGATTTTGATGGTGATGGTATGGTTGATTGGAGTGGTGAAGATAAAGAAGAAGCTTTGAATGCTTCATATACTTATGAAAATTCTGGTTTATATCAGCCAGAACTTAAGATTACTGATAATAATGGGAATAGTGCTAAGATGGAAGTTGAAATTAGAGTTAATCTTGATCTTTCTTTTGATAGTGTTGATAGATATTTCAATCCTTATCAGGATGAAAGTGTAAGAATTGATTATAATCTTGATGGACCGGCTGATGTTTCGATTGATTTAGTAAAGAGGGATGGAAGTATTGTTAGGAGTTTGCTTGAAGAAGCGAGTAGGAATGCAGGGCTAAATAGTGATAGCTGGGATGGTAGAGATGATAATGGTAATTTATTAGAGCCTGATGTTTATTATGTAGTTATTAAGGCTAATAATGGCTTTTCTAATGATATTGTTGATAATAGAGATCAGTTTGATAAGCTATCATATCCTGGAATTAATTTTTCTAATTCATTGACTCCATACATGAGTAAGTTCTGTGATGTTTCATGGTATATGGGAGAAAGAGCCTTAGTAACTCTTTATATTGGTGATTATAGAAGCGGAGAGAGAGTAAGGACATTTCTAAATAAAGAACCTCTTTTAGCGGGTAATCAAAGTCTTCTGTGGGATGGGATTAATGATAGTGGAGAAGTAGCAGCTGAAAATTCTTATGTCTTTGCTATTCATTTAGAGTCGATTCCAAAGACAGGTATTATTCTACAGCCAATGAATGCTTATGTGAAAGACTTTAAGGTGAGTCCTTATTACTTTAATGCAGAGGATAATCCCTATCAGGCAGTACCTGGAATGAATGAGACAGAATTTAGTATTACTTTGACTGAAGCTGCTAAGCTAAAGGTAGATATATATGATAAAAGTGGTAATAAGATTAGATCATTAGTTAGTGATAAGTATCAAAGTAATCATTTGTTGACTTGGGATGGAGTTAATGATGAGGGAGAAAGTCTTGCAGAAGGATTGTATAGTGTGGAGGTAAGACCTATCTCTGAAGCTGGTTTAGAATCAGAGACTTTTAAAGCTTATATTTATCTCTTTTATTAAAAAGAAGTGGAGTAATGAGTAATAAATCAGTAATAAGTATTGATATAAAATTAAGAAAGAGAGGTAAACTTAGTTATGAATAATAGAAAAAGTAGGTTATTAATAGGGATGATGGTGGTAGTTTTACTCTTATCCTTTTCTGTAATAGGGCAGGCATATAATAAACCCTGGGATCAGGGGCATAATGGTACTAATCTGGATGATGAAGGACCTTCTTCACCAGGAGATAAAGCTACAGATAAGAATAATGAATGTAAAAATGGAGATCCTGTTGATTTATATACTGGGAACTTTGATTATGATACTGTAGATTTTCAAGTGGCTAGTCGTGGTATAAATATGATCTTTCAGCGTTCTTATAATGCTGTAGATTATTATGATGGCCCCTTTGGTCCAGGTTGGAATTTCTCTTATAATATTAGATTAATAGAAATCCCCAAAAAATCATATAGAATAGAAGGAGAAAATGGAGAAGTTCGTATTGTTATTATCCCTAAGAAGGTTATTATTCGTCAAGGCAATAGCGATAGGCTGACTTTTGTAAAAGGCGAAGATAGTTATAGTTGTTTATCAAATGAATTTCAAGGAAGTTTAGAGGAAGAAATTAATGGAAGCTATATTTTGCGTCAAAAATCAGGATTATATCAAGTGTTTAGCTCTGAAGGTGTGATTAAAGAAGAGGCTGATAGAAATGGAAATAAGATTTCATTTAGATATGATGGAAGTGGTCGCTTAACTAGTATCAATGATACAGTAGGTAGAGTTTATAGTCTTATCTACAATAGTTCAGGTAAGGTGAGCAGGATAATTATTCCAGGTAATCAGAGATTTAGGTATAATTATGATAGACAAGGTAGGTTAACAGAGTTTGTAGAGCCAAATGGAGCAACAACTAGATATACCTATAAGGGTGATACAAGATTATTGACTAAAATTATCGATCCTGCTAGGGTAACTAGAGTAGAAAATCATTATGATGAGCAGGATAGGGTTTTAAAACAGTTTTATGATGGTGGTAATTTTAAATTTAATTATAGTAGCGGTGATTATCGTGAAGTGACAGATAGAAAAGGTAGTATAAGTAAATACTGGTTAGATGATGGAGGACGCCCATTAAAAAAAGAGGATCCGCTAAATAATAGAATCAAGTATAGTTATAATGGGGCTGGAAAAGTTAGCTCAATTATTAATCCTAAAGGTGCTACAACTAAATTTCAATATGATGATAATCAAAATTTAGTTAAAATTATTAATCCATTAGAGCAAAGTATAGGTATAGAATATAATAAATTTGGTGAACCGACAAGTCAGAGTGATTTAACTGGTGATAAGCAGATAGAGTATATCTATGATGAAGATGGGAATATAAGCAAAGTTAAGACAGCAGCAGGGGTAAGTAGTGATTATGAGACTAATGAATATGGTCAGGTAATTAAGGTGACAAATAATAATGGAGAGAGTTATCAATTTGAGTATGATCAATATGGATATTTAGATGCTGTCATTGATCCTCTAGGAAATAGAAGTGAGTATCAATATGATGCCTTAGGTAGATTAACAAGCCAGACTGATGCTAAGGGTAATGTAACTATTTATGAGTATGGTTACTATGGAGTTACTAAGGTAAGAGATGCCAAAGGAAATGAGACTAAATATGAATATGATAGTAAGGGTAATCTAATCAAAGTAACTGATGCTTTAGGAAATAGTACAGAGTATCAATATAATGACTGGGATAATCTAGTTAAGATAATTGATGCTTTAGGCAATACTGTGGTTAGTTATAGTTATGATGCCAATGAGAACCTAAAACAGATCACTGATGCTAAAGGAAATACAACTACTTATCATTACGATGAATTAGATCGAGTAATAAAAGTAGTAGATGCAGTAGGTAATGAGGTAGAGTATGGCTATGATGCTGTCGGAAATATGATTGAGTTTAGTGATACTAAGGATAATAGTTATAATTATGAGTATGATAAGTTAGGAAGGTTAATTAAAGAGGTAGATCCTCTTAATCATCAGAAGACTTACAGTTATAATGAGGAGGGATTATTGGATCTAGTCAATGAGGCTGATGGTGATATAATCGATTATGATTATGATGACTTTAATAGATTAACTCAAGTCGATTATTCAGGGGAGCTAAGTAAAAGCTATAGTTATGATAACTTAGGAAGAACAGCGAGTATCAGTCGAGGGATGGATAGTATCTCCTTTGCTTATAATAGCTTAGGGCAGGTAAAGGAAATAATAGATATGATGGGTAGAAAGCTAAGCTATAACTATGATGCAGTAGGCAATCGGACAGGGCTGACTCTACCTAATACTAAGAGCTTTGTTTATGCTTATAATCAACTGAATCGACTAACAGCAATTACAGCACCTAATGGTGATCAATTCAGCTATGAATATGATGCAATCGGTAGAAGAACGAAGTTAAGCTATCCTAATGGCAAGATAGCAAGCTATGACTATGATGCTTTAGGTAGATTGACAGAATTAAATAATGGAATCAATAATTATAGTTACAACTATGATGAAGTGTCTAATATTAAGAGTATAGTCTCTTCAACAGGCAGAACTAACTACAATTATGATAAGTTGAATCGCTTAACAGGAGTTACTTATCCTGATGGAGAAAATATATCCTATAGTTATGATGCCATGGGTAATCGTACTAGAATGACTACTGCTCAAGGTACAACCAGCTATAGCTATAATCAGTTAAATCAGTTAGTATCAGCAGGTAGTATAAATTATCAATATGATGGAGAAGGAAAACTAATTCAGAAGACAGACGGAAGTGAAACTTTTACTTATAGTTATAATGCTTATGATAGACTGGCTCAAGTAACTAAGAATAACACAGAGCTTGCTAGTTATGGCTATGACCCTATGGGCAGAAGAGTAAGTGTCACTGAAGATGGTCAACAGCGAGATTATCTCTGGGATGGGAATAGTTTACTTGCTACTTATCTAGGTACTTCGATGGAGAATCTCTATGCAGTAGGCTCAGGAATTGATGAAGTCTTAGGAGTCTATGGTGAGCAGAGTCAATATTTGCATAGTAATCACCTAGGTTCAATCACAGGTATTACTGGAATAGATGGAAGTGTGTTGGGTACACAGAGCTATACACCATATGGTATGGTGAGGAATACTACAGGTAACTTCCATACTAGACTAGGCTTTATAGGTCGTGAGCATGATACTACAGGACTGACTTACATAAGAGCTAGATACTATGATGCTAGTGTCGGTAGGTTTACGAGAGTGGATCCGGTGAGAGATGGATTGAATTGGTATGGGTATGCTGGTGGGAATCCAGTTAATTATTATGATCCTTATGGATTATTTTCTATGTCATGTCCAATCGTACAAAGTGCTCTAGAGCGACTGGCAATGACATGGGGGGCAGCTTTTGCTGAACCGACTTTTTTAGGTGAAATTGCTGCTATAGGAATTTCAGGTGGGATTATAATTAATGGTGCATGGGATATATATACTTATAATAAGGATAAAAGTGGTGAGGGTGATGAACGAAAAGGAAAAACCCCAGAAGATTTAATTGAGGAAGGATGGAAAGATGTAACACATCCTCAAAAAAAGAAAAATACTGATATGACTGATTTATCTAAGGATGGAGAAAAAATAGAACACCATCCTGGTAAACCAGGGAAACCAGGTTGGGAGGGTAAAGACCATTATCATAGGCATAATCCTAATAAAACTGGTAAAGGAGATTATTATCTTGATAAAAATGGAAATCCAGTTCCTAAAAATTCAAATCCGTCTCATCTTAATCCTTGGGAATTACCATTTTAGTTATATTGTTTATGTTACTTTTATGAGAGGAGATAGTGCAAATGAAATCAAATAAAGAAAAAGTTTTCTTTTATAATAAGATAAATAATGAAGATATAATTTTTTCATTTGACAATTGTAGTTGTTTAGAGTTTATTAAATTATTGCCTATGGATTTAAAATTAAAAATTGTAAATTTTAGTGGAAGTAAACTTTTTAATGAAGAAATTTATATTGGAGTTGAGGAAGTAAATCATATAAATTCTATAGAAAAAATGAAAGAATTTTTACAAACAAATATTAATTTACTTATAGATGATATAGATTTTATTTTGCAAGATGCTATTGAAGTAAGTATCCATGATGATTATGAAGTAAATTTAACTTTTTCCTTAACTTCTTTAAAAATAAAATATGATTCTTTTATTGAAAGTATTTTAAGAAAAATAGGATATAAATCTATAGCTTTTGATTATCTAAAACAAAATATCGGAAAATATGTTTTAATAGAAAAAGAAGCTCAGATTAAAAAAGTATATGATTCTTTTGATGATTATATAGATGATATTAGGAAGAAGTAATAGGGATTCCAGAAGAATTTATTTGTAAAGTAATCAGGTAATAATTATTACCTGATTACTTTATGTAGTAAATAAAAATAGTACTGAGATTGCCAGTTACGCTTATGACCCTATAGGCAGGAGAGTAAGTGTCACTGAAGATGGTCGACAGCGAGATTATCTCTGGGATGGAAATAGTCTACTTGCTACTTATGTGAGTAGTTCGATGGAGAATCTCTATGCAGTAGGAAGTGGAATCGATGAAGTCTTAGGAGTCTATGGTGAGCAGAGTCAATATTTGCATAGTAATCATTTAGGTTCAATCACAGGTATTACTGGAATAGATGGAATTGTGCTAGGTGCGAGAAGCTATACACCATATGGAATGGTGAGGAATACTACAGGAAGCTTTAATAGTGACTTAGGATTTATCGGAAGAAGTCAAGGTGGCATAACAGGACTGACTTACATAAGAGCTAGATACTATGATGCTAGTATGGGTAGATTTACTAGAGTTGACCCGATTAAGGATGGGTTGAATTGGTATGGGTATTGTGGTGGGAATCCAGTTAATTTTTATGACCCCACTGGATTGGTTAGATGGGGACAACTTGCATTAGGTTCATTACAAGCTGTAGGAGGCGGATTTGAGTTTGCTGCTGGTTTTGGTTCAGAATTTGGAAGTGGAGGATTATCAACACCTGTAAGTATTTTAGCAATGGCAGACGGAGCTTCTAATGTATCAGAAGGTTTTGCAAATATATGGGATTCATTTAGCGATTCAGATGTTAACACGGATAAATATAATCCAATTAAATATGGAATGAAAGAAGCTGGAGAATATGTTGGAGGAAAATATGGTAGATATAAATGGGGGAGTGAATGTGGCGAAAATGCAGGCAGAAAAATAGGAAGAGATTTAGGAGGTTTAGGATATACAATTTTTAATACAGGATTAAATGCTGCAGCAACTATTGATGGAGTAAGGAACTTTAGTGATGATTTACTTAGAAAGAGTCCTACTAGAACAATAGAAAATATTGGATCTTCATTATTTAATGCTAATAAAAGTGCTCAATCTGGTTGGATGGCAGTTGAACAGTCATATCATAAAGTCAGATTAGGAGGTCATATAGCTGGTTTTGTTAATGATTCATATGGATATGGTTCTTTGGGATATCATGCTTATAAAGGATACTAATATCTATTTATAAAAGGGATGTGATTATATGAATAAGAAAGCTTTAAGAATATCAGTATTAATGACAACGATTTTTATATTAATGTTAATGATTTCTACGAGAGAACCTTTTTTTTCAACAGTCATGTATATCCCTATTTTTTCCCTTGTTTATTTTAATGGTAAATATGTTCTTGAAACTAAAGATAATCCTAACATGCCTCCTATAAGTTTAGAAGCTTTGTTTAAATCTCTTTTAATAGCATTTTTATGGATAATGTTAATAATTTCAATCTCTTTAATATTAGAGAGACTACTAGGCAATAATTTATGGTTAAAATAGGGAGGAAATACAAATGAATTTAATAATTTCAGTTGGTAAAATAGATCTTAATTTCTTTAAAAGAGTTAACTTAATATTAAAGTTTTTTCCTTTAATATTGATGTTTATAGGTGGATATAGATTTATAAAAAGAAATTATGAACAAGCTGAAAATAAATTATTATTCTGGCTGATAGTGTTTATTGTAGTATTTGTTTTAATATCTCCCTTTATTGTTCTTCTTGTTACTGAACCAACAAAATAATTATAGAAAGGGAAGAATGAATGAATTTGGGTAAAGTTTTATATTATATCTTTAATTCTATAATGCTAATAATATCTATTAGATATTTTATTAAAAAATATTAATTCTTAAATTGCAATAATAAATTGAACATTTTCAAACTGTAATAATTTGGTTATTTAGTCATAAAGAATTTGTTTTAATTTATCTTCAAATATTTCATCAGGGGTTAGGTAATCTAAGATTTTTCTTGGTAAAGTATTGCACCAGTTTTGGACTCTAGCAATAGATTCAATAGAGAATTGGTTTAGACTATTACCTTTAGGGATAAAGCGTCTTATAAGACCATTATGACGCTCATTAGTTCCTCTTTCCCATGATGAATATGGATGTGCAAAGTATACTTTAGTATCACTAATTTGCTCTAAAAATGACATTTGAGCAAACTCAGAGCCATTATCACAAGTGAAGCTTTTAAATACTTTTGGAAAACAATCTCCTGCTTCATTAACGAGCTTTAAAATAGCATCTTGAACTGCTTGAGCAGTCTTGGCAGGGATTTTACGAATAATTTCTTTACGAGTCATACGTTCTGTCATAGTAAGTAAAACTGATTCATTTTTAGTCTTTTTGCCTATCATAGTGTC encodes:
- a CDS encoding RHS repeat-associated core domain-containing protein yields the protein MENLYAVGSGIDEVLGVYGEQSQYLHSNHLGSITGITGIDGIVLGARSYTPYGMVRNTTGSFNSDLGFIGRSQGGITGLTYIRARYYDASMGRFTRVDPIKDGLNWYGYCGGNPVNFYDPTGLVRWGQLALGSLQAVGGGFEFAAGFGSEFGSGGLSTPVSILAMADGASNVSEGFANIWDSFSDSDVNTDKYNPIKYGMKEAGEYVGGKYGRYKWGSECGENAGRKIGRDLGGLGYTIFNTGLNAAATIDGVRNFSDDLLRKSPTRTIENIGSSLFNANKSAQSGWMAVEQSYHKVRLGGHIAGFVNDSYGYGSLGYHAYKGY
- a CDS encoding RHS repeat-associated core domain-containing protein, producing MNNRKSRLLIGMMVVVLLLSFSVIGQAYNKPWDQGHNGTNLDDEGPSSPGDKATDKNNECKNGDPVDLYTGNFDYDTVDFQVASRGINMIFQRSYNAVDYYDGPFGPGWNFSYNIRLIEIPKKSYRIEGENGEVRIVIIPKKVIIRQGNSDRLTFVKGEDSYSCLSNEFQGSLEEEINGSYILRQKSGLYQVFSSEGVIKEEADRNGNKISFRYDGSGRLTSINDTVGRVYSLIYNSSGKVSRIIIPGNQRFRYNYDRQGRLTEFVEPNGATTRYTYKGDTRLLTKIIDPARVTRVENHYDEQDRVLKQFYDGGNFKFNYSSGDYREVTDRKGSISKYWLDDGGRPLKKEDPLNNRIKYSYNGAGKVSSIINPKGATTKFQYDDNQNLVKIINPLEQSIGIEYNKFGEPTSQSDLTGDKQIEYIYDEDGNISKVKTAAGVSSDYETNEYGQVIKVTNNNGESYQFEYDQYGYLDAVIDPLGNRSEYQYDALGRLTSQTDAKGNVTIYEYGYYGVTKVRDAKGNETKYEYDSKGNLIKVTDALGNSTEYQYNDWDNLVKIIDALGNTVVSYSYDANENLKQITDAKGNTTTYHYDELDRVIKVVDAVGNEVEYGYDAVGNMIEFSDTKDNSYNYEYDKLGRLIKEVDPLNHQKTYSYNEEGLLDLVNEADGDIIDYDYDDFNRLTQVDYSGELSKSYSYDNLGRTASISRGMDSISFAYNSLGQVKEIIDMMGRKLSYNYDAVGNRTGLTLPNTKSFVYAYNQLNRLTAITAPNGDQFSYEYDAIGRRTKLSYPNGKIASYDYDALGRLTELNNGINNYSYNYDEVSNIKSIVSSTGRTNYNYDKLNRLTGVTYPDGENISYSYDAMGNRTRMTTAQGTTSYSYNQLNQLVSAGSINYQYDGEGKLIQKTDGSETFTYSYNAYDRLAQVTKNNTELASYGYDPMGRRVSVTEDGQQRDYLWDGNSLLATYLGTSMENLYAVGSGIDEVLGVYGEQSQYLHSNHLGSITGITGIDGSVLGTQSYTPYGMVRNTTGNFHTRLGFIGREHDTTGLTYIRARYYDASVGRFTRVDPVRDGLNWYGYAGGNPVNYYDPYGLFSMSCPIVQSALERLAMTWGAAFAEPTFLGEIAAIGISGGIIINGAWDIYTYNKDKSGEGDERKGKTPEDLIEEGWKDVTHPQKKKNTDMTDLSKDGEKIEHHPGKPGKPGWEGKDHYHRHNPNKTGKGDYYLDKNGNPVPKNSNPSHLNPWELPF